The Methanococcoides methylutens MM1 genome has a window encoding:
- a CDS encoding phosphotransacetylase family protein: MVNVASILISSSEKYSGKSSLCTGIGMILRNKGYSVGYMKPIGNMLVDVNGVLSDEDAEQMRRVFDLEDEPKCITPILLTDNLAHDALAGVDKHFDKTLVNAFSAVSKDRDVVLIEGTGGIGGGAMYGLSDPQVSSILGTKMLLVTRYDSVYAVDRILCDIELIHDPEMLAGVILNEVDESQMSYVCELVVPFLEERGIKVIGVLPKDSTLRSVPISEIVEDLHAEVLAGSEHLEDLVDHYLVGAMEVNAAIKYFRRTPDSIVITGGDRSDIQMAAIEAHVKGLVLTGNLQPSAAVLGSADEAGIPVIIVRGDTMSTIGRMEGLIGRARFRKEHKLGRMVDLIENNVDVDGLLSTIGL; encoded by the coding sequence GTGGTTAATGTGGCTTCTATATTGATAAGTTCCTCTGAAAAATATTCGGGAAAGAGTTCCCTTTGTACGGGAATTGGTATGATCCTTCGGAATAAGGGATATTCTGTGGGCTACATGAAACCGATCGGCAATATGCTGGTGGATGTCAATGGTGTCCTTTCCGATGAGGATGCGGAACAGATGCGCAGGGTCTTCGACCTGGAAGATGAACCAAAATGTATCACTCCTATATTGCTGACCGACAACCTGGCGCATGATGCTCTTGCAGGCGTTGACAAACATTTCGACAAGACCCTTGTTAATGCATTCTCTGCAGTTTCGAAGGACAGGGATGTAGTTCTCATCGAAGGCACAGGTGGTATCGGCGGAGGCGCAATGTATGGCCTTTCCGATCCACAGGTCAGTTCGATACTCGGGACAAAGATGCTACTGGTAACACGCTATGATTCTGTTTATGCTGTGGACCGTATCCTCTGTGATATTGAGTTGATACACGATCCGGAAATGCTTGCGGGTGTAATACTTAACGAGGTTGATGAGAGCCAGATGTCATATGTCTGCGAACTGGTGGTCCCTTTCCTGGAGGAAAGAGGCATCAAGGTCATTGGCGTTCTACCAAAGGACTCGACACTTCGCTCAGTTCCTATATCTGAGATCGTGGAAGACCTCCATGCAGAGGTTCTTGCCGGTTCAGAGCACCTTGAAGATCTTGTGGATCATTACCTTGTAGGCGCAATGGAAGTTAACGCGGCGATCAAGTATTTCCGACGTACTCCTGACTCGATCGTCATAACCGGTGGTGACAGGTCAGATATACAGATGGCAGCAATTGAAGCTCATGTGAAAGGCCTTGTACTTACAGGTAATCTCCAGCCAAGTGCCGCAGTACTTGGAAGTGCGGACGAGGCAGGAATCCCTGTGATAATTGTTCGTGGTGACACCATGTCCACAATAGGCAGGATGGAGGGGCTTATCGGGCGTGCAAGGTTCAGGAAAGAACACAAACTTGGGCGCATGGTCGACCTTATTGAGAACAATGTGGATGTTGATGGTCTTCTTTCAACTATTGGTCTGTGA
- the acs gene encoding acetate--CoA ligase alpha subunit codes for MLEKLFEPASVAVIGASRTKGKVGRAVLDNLIESYNGEILPINPKADEILGLRCYPTILDTPNAAELAVVVLPAVLVPDALEKCGLAGVNNVVVISAGFKEAGIEGAKLERKCTEIVNKYGMRMVGPNCLGIIDTGSGLNASFAASMAKKGNIAMMSQSGAICTSTLDWADARGVGFSKFISLGNKADLSENDFLLEMADDDNTSVIAAYLEGVKDGPKFMEIAREVSHKKPIVVVKSGRTAVGSRAVSSHTGTLAGSDEAYNAAFSQSGVMRADSVEEMLDYIRAFSSQPVPEGKNIAIVTNAGGLGILTADACHYAGLSLSSFDESTIDRLREKLSPAANLYNPVDVLGDAPSDIYGYALETILADPNVDGIIVLTSPQAMTDVKNIAKVVAEKAGSSQKPILCSFVGGTRIEEGEAILDLHQIPNYAFPERAVSSMAALCNYGVIKKRSDPEIEQFDVDRGSVSSILDKARSENRHTLGLESFDILKAYGIPTVGTSNVKTLQEAIAACEEMGYPVVMKVLSADISHKTDVGGVRIGLENRDDVERAYHTMMSDVKRYMPNAVVSGVQIQKMVTGGKEVIIGMNRDVQFGPLLMFGLGGTYVEVLKDVSFSVAPIGKDVCRKMISSIKTYPLLTGVRGENPSDLGSITDTLCRISQLVMDFPEILEFEINPLMVMPEGQSCVAMDIRLTLGSE; via the coding sequence ATGCTTGAAAAATTATTTGAACCAGCATCTGTGGCGGTAATTGGTGCCTCCCGTACTAAGGGCAAAGTGGGGCGGGCGGTACTCGATAACCTCATAGAGAGCTACAATGGCGAGATCCTTCCTATAAACCCGAAGGCCGATGAGATCCTTGGTCTGCGGTGTTATCCGACCATACTTGACACTCCGAATGCAGCTGAGCTTGCAGTAGTTGTCCTTCCTGCAGTTTTGGTTCCGGATGCACTGGAAAAGTGTGGTCTTGCAGGAGTGAACAATGTTGTAGTGATCTCTGCAGGCTTCAAGGAAGCAGGTATCGAAGGGGCAAAGCTGGAGCGCAAGTGCACTGAGATCGTCAATAAGTACGGGATGCGGATGGTAGGCCCCAACTGTCTTGGCATCATTGACACAGGCTCCGGCCTGAACGCTTCCTTTGCTGCGTCCATGGCAAAGAAAGGAAATATTGCAATGATGTCCCAGTCCGGTGCGATATGTACTTCGACTCTTGACTGGGCGGATGCCAGAGGGGTAGGTTTTTCTAAATTTATCAGTCTCGGGAACAAGGCCGACCTTTCAGAGAACGATTTCCTCCTGGAGATGGCCGATGATGATAATACCTCGGTGATAGCAGCTTATCTTGAAGGCGTGAAGGACGGCCCGAAGTTCATGGAGATCGCCCGTGAGGTGTCACACAAAAAGCCTATTGTTGTGGTAAAGTCCGGTAGGACTGCCGTGGGTTCAAGGGCAGTGTCCTCACATACCGGTACGCTGGCAGGTTCAGATGAGGCATATAATGCTGCATTTTCACAGAGTGGTGTGATGCGGGCAGATTCTGTGGAAGAGATGCTTGACTACATACGTGCTTTTTCCAGCCAGCCGGTTCCTGAAGGAAAGAACATTGCCATAGTCACCAATGCCGGCGGTCTGGGCATACTGACAGCTGATGCCTGCCATTATGCAGGCCTTTCACTGTCATCATTTGATGAATCCACAATAGATCGTCTTCGGGAGAAACTATCTCCTGCGGCGAATCTCTATAATCCTGTGGATGTGCTTGGTGATGCACCTTCGGATATCTACGGCTATGCACTTGAAACGATCCTCGCTGATCCTAATGTTGATGGAATAATCGTACTGACATCTCCACAGGCAATGACAGACGTAAAGAACATCGCTAAAGTGGTTGCAGAAAAGGCAGGTTCCTCGCAGAAACCTATCCTGTGCAGTTTTGTTGGCGGTACCAGGATCGAGGAAGGTGAGGCTATACTTGACCTTCACCAGATCCCCAATTATGCTTTCCCGGAAAGGGCAGTTTCAAGCATGGCAGCCCTTTGTAATTATGGTGTGATAAAGAAGCGCAGTGATCCGGAAATTGAACAATTTGATGTTGACAGGGGATCTGTATCTTCCATTCTTGATAAGGCACGTTCCGAGAACAGGCATACTCTCGGACTGGAATCTTTTGATATCCTGAAGGCATATGGTATTCCTACTGTGGGTACATCCAATGTGAAGACCCTTCAGGAGGCTATCGCTGCCTGTGAGGAGATGGGTTATCCTGTGGTAATGAAAGTACTGTCAGCTGACATTTCCCATAAGACAGATGTTGGAGGTGTCCGCATTGGACTGGAGAACCGGGATGATGTTGAAAGGGCATACCATACAATGATGTCGGATGTGAAGCGATATATGCCAAATGCTGTTGTTTCAGGTGTACAGATACAGAAGATGGTCACAGGAGGAAAAGAAGTTATCATTGGAATGAACAGGGATGTCCAGTTCGGCCCTTTGCTTATGTTCGGTCTTGGCGGTACCTATGTGGAAGTGCTCAAGGATGTTTCTTTCAGTGTTGCTCCCATAGGAAAGGATGTCTGCAGAAAGATGATCTCTTCTATCAAGACATATCCGTTACTGACAGGTGTGCGTGGTGAGAACCCTTCTGACCTTGGTTCAATAACAGATACGCTTTGCAGGATCTCGCAACTGGTCATGGACTTTCCTGAGATCCTCGAATTTGAGATCAACCCACTGATGGTGATGCCAGAAGGTCAGAGCTGTGTTGCAATGGATATCAGGCTCACCCTGGGAAGTGAATGA
- a CDS encoding flavodoxin family protein: MKILGISGSPNKEGNNEKIINNVLEIAGTKGFETESILLSEKKVNPCIACGTCARGEKCPINDDMQDIYGKLAEADAIVFSSPVYFGGMTAQLKALFDRSVLLRRQGFQLKGKFGAVMAVGGSRNGGQEKTIQGVHDCMLVHGMIPVGDGAHFGGIAQKPVDDDEIGMKTVIDTIENLCETLQRLEA; the protein is encoded by the coding sequence ATGAAGATACTTGGAATATCCGGAAGTCCCAATAAAGAAGGAAACAATGAGAAGATCATAAACAACGTTCTTGAGATCGCAGGAACAAAGGGTTTTGAAACAGAAAGCATCCTCCTTTCCGAGAAGAAGGTCAACCCATGCATTGCATGCGGTACCTGTGCACGCGGTGAAAAATGCCCTATCAACGATGATATGCAGGACATTTACGGCAAGCTCGCAGAAGCAGATGCCATCGTGTTCTCATCCCCGGTATACTTCGGCGGAATGACAGCACAACTTAAAGCGCTCTTCGACAGGAGTGTCCTTCTCAGAAGGCAGGGATTCCAGCTCAAGGGCAAGTTCGGTGCGGTCATGGCAGTTGGCGGATCACGTAACGGCGGGCAGGAAAAGACCATTCAGGGAGTTCATGACTGCATGCTGGTCCATGGCATGATACCTGTTGGCGACGGTGCACACTTTGGTGGAATTGCACAGAAGCCTGTGGACGACGATGAGATCGGAATGAAGACGGTGATCGATACTATCGAGAACCTCTGTGAAACACTGCAAAGGCTGGAAGCCTGA
- a CDS encoding CPBP family intramembrane glutamic endopeptidase — protein MDNEAEFEDIVVENGFFDKMETLDKFQIDLFVVAIPSVMVIIAEMLLFAGMTKFTIWTHLTLLITLIFSTMIFNDRKQQHIIYAFILLSLLRILNLSMPVFFEIPLYSFVFSYAPLVIPIYILVKDQDLTLSDLGINRNIRYYDLPIALIAGIVIAAVEFLIIRPGYLIPELSLLNLLKLSIVMIFFVGLIEEIIFRSILQTNLEEMVGKYQGLVLASIIFAVMHSVYGSAYEITVAGFAGLILGTMYLLRRNLLLVTLTQGCSNIMLFGILPHTFAPELTTSSIITENGTIISGVILLTLSIVAIGFIKLKRENKSEEKKI, from the coding sequence ATGGATAATGAGGCTGAATTTGAAGATATTGTTGTAGAAAACGGATTCTTTGATAAAATGGAAACATTAGACAAATTCCAGATTGACCTTTTTGTCGTTGCCATCCCTTCTGTAATGGTAATAATTGCAGAAATGTTATTGTTTGCCGGTATGACAAAGTTTACTATCTGGACACATTTGACCCTGCTGATAACTTTGATATTTTCCACAATGATATTCAACGACAGAAAACAGCAGCACATAATCTATGCATTCATTTTATTGTCCCTTTTAAGGATACTCAATCTGTCAATGCCGGTTTTCTTTGAGATACCACTTTATTCCTTTGTATTCAGTTATGCACCTCTAGTGATCCCAATATATATTCTTGTAAAGGACCAGGATCTTACACTATCAGACCTTGGAATTAACAGGAATATAAGATACTATGATCTTCCGATTGCCCTGATAGCAGGTATTGTGATCGCAGCAGTTGAATTCCTTATCATCAGACCCGGTTATCTCATACCTGAACTATCACTATTGAACTTACTGAAGTTATCTATTGTAATGATATTCTTTGTAGGACTGATAGAAGAGATAATATTCAGATCAATACTGCAAACGAATCTTGAAGAAATGGTAGGGAAATATCAGGGACTAGTCCTTGCATCTATAATTTTTGCAGTTATGCATTCAGTATATGGTTCGGCATATGAGATTACCGTTGCCGGGTTTGCGGGCCTTATACTTGGGACTATGTATTTACTAAGAAGAAATCTGCTACTAGTGACCCTGACACAGGGATGTTCGAACATAATGCTTTTTGGAATACTGCCCCACACATTCGCTCCGGAATTAACAACTTCATCTATCATTACGGAAAATGGTACAATTATATCGGGAGTTATACTCTTAACCCTATCAATTGTTGCAATAGGATTCATTAAATTAAAACGGGAAAATAAATCAGAAGAAAAGAAGATTTGA
- a CDS encoding phosphoglycerate kinase, which yields MMNTLTAKDFLTIDDFDIEDRTILVRVDLNSPMDPEGGILDDMRIHSHIPTLRDLEDAKVVLLAHQSRPGKNDFSTMEAHSRIMSGYLGRKVTYIDDIFGTYARSSISEMKKGDVILLENVRFYSEESLKRPVDEQQRTHMVRQLSPLFDIFLNDAFAVSHRSQLSIVGFTGLLPSGAGRLMEREITALNKSLQGNECPCIFVLGGAKVDDSIKVAENVLSSGGADRVLVTGVVANVMLAASGVDIGEPNMKFIESQGYLDQIDRAKEVLEKFEGKIGLPRDAALNDNGTRIDVKIEEVASKNLPINDIGLETIVAYSSEIENAKTVVLNGPAGVAELDGFEIGTFEIIKAAANSGYSIAGGGHITAEVRNIGYEEQFSHISTGGGACIDFLAGDELPGIEALKVAAKRYQETE from the coding sequence GTGATGAATACCTTGACTGCTAAAGATTTTCTCACGATCGACGATTTTGATATTGAGGACAGAACAATTCTTGTGAGGGTGGACCTGAACTCTCCCATGGACCCGGAGGGAGGCATCCTTGATGATATGAGGATCCATAGCCACATCCCCACTCTTCGTGACCTCGAAGATGCGAAAGTGGTACTTCTTGCCCACCAGAGCCGTCCGGGGAAAAATGACTTTTCCACCATGGAAGCACATTCCCGGATAATGTCCGGCTACCTTGGTCGCAAAGTGACCTACATTGATGACATCTTTGGCACATACGCAAGGTCAAGCATATCTGAAATGAAAAAAGGGGATGTGATCCTTCTTGAGAATGTGCGTTTCTATTCAGAAGAGTCTCTGAAAAGGCCTGTGGACGAACAGCAGCGCACTCACATGGTAAGACAACTTTCTCCTCTCTTTGATATTTTCCTTAATGATGCTTTTGCAGTATCCCATCGCTCACAACTTTCCATCGTTGGATTTACCGGCCTGCTTCCAAGTGGTGCAGGTCGATTGATGGAGCGGGAGATAACAGCACTTAACAAGAGCCTTCAGGGTAATGAGTGCCCCTGCATATTCGTGCTTGGAGGTGCAAAGGTTGATGATTCCATCAAGGTTGCAGAGAATGTTCTCTCCAGTGGTGGTGCTGACAGGGTCCTTGTCACAGGTGTTGTGGCAAATGTCATGCTTGCCGCATCAGGAGTTGACATTGGTGAGCCGAACATGAAGTTCATCGAATCACAGGGATATCTTGACCAGATCGATAGGGCAAAGGAAGTCCTTGAGAAATTTGAAGGAAAGATCGGTCTACCCCGTGATGCTGCACTGAATGACAACGGAACCAGGATCGATGTGAAGATCGAAGAGGTTGCGTCAAAGAACCTTCCTATTAATGATATTGGTCTTGAGACCATTGTTGCATACTCAAGTGAGATCGAGAACGCAAAGACCGTTGTCCTGAACGGTCCTGCAGGTGTTGCGGAGCTTGACGGATTTGAGATCGGAACTTTCGAGATCATAAAGGCAGCAGCAAATTCCGGCTATTCCATTGCCGGTGGCGGTCACATCACTGCAGAGGTACGAAATATCGGATATGAGGAACAGTTCTCGCATATCAGTACTGGTGGCGGGGCATGTATCGATTTCCTTGCAGGGGATGAACTGCCAGGCATCGAAGCCCTGAAAGTGGCTGCAAAAAGATATCAGGAAACTGAATAA
- a CDS encoding TIGR00296 family protein has protein sequence MLSDSEGKNAVNLARDTIEMFLESGKKMQVSGLPEVFDELRGVFVTLTIDGELRGCIGHPYPDSPLSEAIIDSAISAATGDPRFPVVDISEMDNIVVEVTILTQPELIDVPPEQLPEVIEIGRHGLIAKDGFYQGLLLPQVAPENDFDAIDFLNHTCLKAGLAHDAWLTGAQIYWFEGQIFKEIAPQGEVEEEKFNSCCK, from the coding sequence ATGCTCAGTGATTCCGAAGGTAAGAATGCTGTAAATCTTGCAAGGGATACTATCGAGATGTTCCTTGAGAGTGGTAAGAAAATGCAGGTCTCAGGATTGCCGGAAGTTTTCGATGAATTGCGTGGGGTCTTTGTGACACTGACAATTGATGGTGAACTGAGGGGATGTATCGGTCATCCATATCCGGATTCACCTTTAAGTGAGGCTATAATCGATTCTGCGATCTCAGCAGCAACAGGGGATCCGCGTTTCCCTGTTGTGGACATCTCCGAGATGGATAACATTGTTGTGGAGGTGACCATCCTTACACAACCTGAGCTTATCGATGTTCCTCCTGAACAGCTACCGGAGGTTATTGAGATAGGTCGTCATGGCCTTATTGCAAAGGATGGATTCTACCAGGGTCTGCTTTTGCCACAGGTGGCCCCGGAGAATGATTTTGATGCTATCGATTTCCTTAATCACACATGCCTGAAGGCAGGTCTGGCGCATGATGCCTGGCTTACAGGTGCACAGATCTACTGGTTCGAAGGACAGATATTCAAAGAGATTGCCCCGCAGGGCGAGGTTGAAGAAGAAAAGTTCAATTCATGTTGTAAGTGA
- a CDS encoding nucleoside 2-deoxyribosyltransferase domain-containing protein, with protein MSITKKIYLAAPLFSVAEQEFNKKLENALEDLGFSVFVPQEDSNDTEAAREEMDSNNIFKLNVEAIDACDILVAVLDGGTDVDSGTAWEIGYAYAKEKTVVGIKTDFRTLGPEGLVNLMIEESADDLVTSVKDLLETMKKYS; from the coding sequence ATGAGCATAACTAAGAAAATATATCTTGCAGCACCACTTTTCTCTGTAGCTGAACAGGAATTCAATAAGAAACTGGAAAATGCACTGGAAGATCTTGGATTCTCGGTCTTTGTGCCCCAGGAGGACTCCAACGACACCGAAGCAGCAAGAGAGGAGATGGACTCCAATAATATCTTCAAATTGAACGTTGAGGCTATCGACGCCTGTGATATACTGGTTGCTGTCCTTGATGGCGGTACTGATGTAGATTCAGGAACTGCGTGGGAGATTGGGTACGCCTATGCAAAAGAGAAGACAGTAGTAGGTATTAAAACAGATTTCAGGACACTGGGACCCGAAGGTCTTGTAAACCTTATGATCGAGGAATCTGCTGACGATCTTGTGACCAGTGTCAAAGATCTTCTGGAAACTATGAAAAAGTACAGTTAA